atataatattaacgaGGGAATATTAATCGGAAATGTTGGTATCATATGTGATCTGAATACAGAACACAATATACATAAGTACGTATGTGAAGTGCAAAAATGGCTAGTCGTGTAACAGTAGGTTTAAAAAAAGTGAAACCAATTTTGTCACTAAGTCCTATAGATGCTCATAGAAGagtaataacattatataaaacATGGTATCGCCAAATTCCATTTATCTGTAAGTACTTCAATCATTGCATGTTTTTGAAAATCACGAAAATGTGTTGTTACCTAACCTAAATATTTAAGATAGTATATGGATatatgtatttcaaatttgtttctttttgtaCAAAATAGAATGTATTAATTTTCGTCCTAGTTTATTTGAACTTcactaaaaataatttataatctgTTATTATTTCCATTACAAAATTGTcagatttatatatttatatatgtataattaatttatagtgTCAAACTATGACCTTCCAGTGACAAAAGAAGATTGTATAAAAAAGTTACGAGATGAATTTAAACGTCATGCCAATGTAAAGGATACAAGAGTGATCGATATGTTACTTATTAAGGTAAGcctaatatttattattgttgttTATTTCATACATACTGTAACAGATATATTAATAACTATATTATATTAGGGACAAATGGAACTTCAAGAAACTTGCTCTCAATGGAAACCAGCTGCAACATTAATGAATTATTGGAAAGTAACTCAGGAACCAAAGCCAAAGGACTTCATATCCAAGTTCATTTCAGGTcatgattaaaatatttaactgtacaatatatttataagttatgTAGTGTAattaaatgtatacaatttttaagctatataaaaagaatgtatatgatatttcagtatgtaataatgttattatttaagAAGTAAATATGTTAGAAAGGAAAAAACGTATTTTTCTACTAAAAATTGGAGTTATACAACATTTCAAAAGATGAATCTTTAATCAGCTCTTACAGAagataatatttcttttaatttacattttatttttacatctatatattattattcacTTATATACATTTGACAAGATGATATATTACTAAGCACCTTAGGTACAATCTAGTTCACTTTTCACAGCCATACGGATAATTTGCTTTCCTTCAGTGAACAAGTATCGAaattgtacatacatacatatatatacatacatacatatgtttgAAACGAGTGTATTTGAACTTGCGTAAATGTACATTTTCAACTATGCACGTTCTTCTTTCTGTTTGTATTAGAATGGGAATCGTTTGTGCTACGTCGAGACAGATTCTTTTACATGATTTCTGTACTTGTGTATACTTTGGTTAGAATCATTTTTATAAAAGTCATTCTAGTTTTATTATATTCTCGGATTAAAAATTTTAACAGATAAATCTCGCactatgtaaaaaaaaaaaaaacgtgttTGCCGCCAATATAAAGCGTACTTTAATACAAGTCATAAAATATCTaggtattaaaaatatacacggTCGGTAACTTTTATACCCACACATTCCACATATCTATACGCTAAAAAAATGGCAACAATACATCATGCTTATGACTCATAAATGTAAGAATGTTTTTGTGCACTCATACGTTTTATAGTAGAAGATTCCATGTTCGAATTCCCTTCATTCTTTCTCTCGACTACAAAATCAATTTTCTATCAAACTATACTTTCACGTTCCGACTGTATATCGTAACCTGCTATTACACCCCTTCTTAAGGAAACATCGCTGTTGCGTAATCCATTGCTATTGAATAGATTTACCAACCAACTTCTGATCGAATTTCTTGCGGAAGATTTTTTATCAGGCACACTGTCTGTACTAGGAACGGATACCACTTGATCGAGAGAACGCCAACGTTTAACAGGCATAATTTCTCCCATACAACCACTCTCATCTCCTAGTAATGGTGTCTCTGCTTCGTTCGGCGACTCGTCCGTATGGGGCACTATTATTACATTACCATTCGGATAGTTGTTATTCAACACTTTCTCAGAAATATTCGTCTTTGAGTTAGTCCGTGTGCACTTTTCACAATTCTCTAGCGATCGAAAACTTTTCTTCGGTTCCTTCCAAGAGAAATTCGGCGACTCGAACCTCTTATTATAGAGCTCCAATGGGAAAGGATCTAACGAACGTGACTCCCGTATTATCGTTTGGAACGGATAATCGCTCGTAGAGGACGACGAGGCAATCGTCGACAGAACTCTTGCATTTTTCCTAAATTTCGGCCTCGTGTCGATAAAGAAATCATCGAGTGCTATCTTAATGTTAGCCGCCCGATTTTCAACTTCTTCTTGCAACGCAACGTTATCTAGCGTTGTCTTCGATATATTATCGGTCAAGTACAGAGGAAATCGGTCTAATTTCCGAGAGTTAAGAGATTTAGGAACTGGACTG
Above is a window of Bombus affinis isolate iyBomAffi1 chromosome 5, iyBomAffi1.2, whole genome shotgun sequence DNA encoding:
- the LOC126916034 gene encoding NADH dehydrogenase [ubiquinone] 1 alpha subcomplex subunit 6, with the translated sequence MASRVTVGLKKVKPILSLSPIDAHRRVITLYKTWYRQIPFILSNYDLPVTKEDCIKKLRDEFKRHANVKDTRVIDMLLIKGQMELQETCSQWKPAATLMNYWKVTQEPKPKDFISKFISGHD